GATATGCTTCAGAGGAGCGGCTCGTGTCATACAGGGTGCATTTCTACAGGAAGTCTTTGAGTGCCTGGTTCCAGTGGGATCCCTTGCAACTTCCGGGCTCCCTCCTCTGGACATCCGGCTGTGGGCACGAGGCCGCCAGCCTCACAAACCAGCCCCAAGTCGCAGCGGCCTCTGAGAGCAGAGATGTACCTCTCTGTCAGGCTACACACATATCCAGAACGTTCCAAGGCAGGCCAGGGAGAGAGGATGCAGCAATGGCTTGCCCTCCAGGATCCCACCAGCAGTGGCACAGGGCACTCCATCCGCATATGTCAGTGGAAGCAAGTCATGGGGCTGCGCCTATCCTCCAAGGGCAAGGAAGTGCAATCACACCACATCCCCGCAGGAAAACCCGAGTGTTTGTGAACAGCACCAACAAGGACCACAGTCAGCGAGCTTGTTTCCAGATTACAGGATTTCCTAAGACCAGGTTCATGACGAACTTAGTCTAAGTTAGAGCCGGTAGAAGTCTGATTGGTGGCCTCATCTGCCATCTTGCCTAAAATGCGAGCAGCAGGCTGGAACAGGGGCTTATCTTCTGTATTTCTAATGAACTCGGGTTCAGCCTGGGGCAAAAGATTACATACACACAGATTCTCGGGGAAGAAAAGGTGCCAGCTGTTAGTGATAAGCCAGAGGCATTCATCCACCTCGGCCTGGTGGCCTCTGTCCCTGTGTCTGGCATCACTGATACCATCATCTGTCCCCACTCTGGAAGCCAAACACAACTGCAGGCCCTGCTGTCCGCAACCTTCCTTTCAGACCGGGGGCAAGCTGGCTGTCACCCGGGCCCTGTGGGGCTGCACAGACACAGACAGCACCATGGGGCCTCATTCAACCACCAGCTGGACAGTGGGGCCCATCAGAAATTTCAGCCCTTGAGTCTCCTGGAGTGAGCCCAGAGTTATTTCATTCAGGATACAAGCCAGTGACAGGATAGGATACGGGGACCTGGGCCATTTGTCCTTGACTCCTGGGGAAGGGGGCTTCTAGCTGAGCTCTTCTGGCTGGGGGCATCTcactctttcccctccctcccttgctctctccctcttcttcctcccatgGAACACCAGGGCAGGATGCTGAGTGAGGGTCCAGCTGTGGGGCTATGGAGGGAAGTGTGGGCTGGAGAGCAGACATTTGTCTCCCTCTGACGCACTGAAGGGAGACCAGTGTACTTAGCGAGGGTGTCAGAGGGGGCGTAAGGTCCTGTCTCAGGCAGGCGCCTCACCTGCCTTCCCAGCACCCGAGCTGAGTCAGTCCTGAGAATAACCCACGCAGTGACAAGCCTCGAGGGGTGGGGATGCTTGGGAAAAGGACTCCACAAAGGAATGCTGTGCGTTCTGTCATCTGAGCATCGTGACAAGGCTGTGGCAGTGGGtgggaaaccaagactcagacgaACATTACCAAGTTCATCCCAGGGGCCTCAGCAAGCTGGTGGGAACACTTGGGAAAGATCTGGGTTCCTGACTCCCTGCCCAGTGCTCTGAGGAAACAGGGCATTGATCAAAGGCCAAGGCCCACACCGATGACAGATGTACCTGTGTGTGGCAAAAGGAAGGTCTGGGTTGAGAAAgatctctctgcttgaattatttatttGGAACTTAAGGGGGAGGACTGAGAAAAATGGAGGTCTTCCCTAGATCATTCCCATAGAGCAGAAGACTATACCCAGTGACAGAGAGACAACCTTGGGAACAGAAGGTCAGCATCAGTGCCAAGGGGCAGCCACAGAGTGCCTCCATGAGCGGCAGCAGAGCCCACCTGCCTAGCTCAGGTACCGATGCCTCTGCTCCCGCTGCCCCTTCCCGCCGACCCATGTCAGAACTACAGACCACAGAGCTCAGGAGCAGGATGACCCTCAGAGATCACCTCATCTGTACCCTAAGGTGAGCCCTGACAGAaatagcctcagtttcctgacctGCTGggtatagacttttttttttaaggaaattctttGCACAACATGGGACTCAGACTCACGACtgcaagatcaagggtcacaagctctaccgactgagccagccaggtgccccaaatctagatttattttagaagtaCAAGCTGATTACCCAGCAGACATCCTATCACTACCGACCCACCCTAAGTTTGCATTAGGGAGACAGGAGCATGGGGAAGAAGGGTACGCAGGAGGGCTCGCCTGGGACGCGGCCTGGAGGTGTCAGCACGGGTAAGCAGTCCTGGCAAGGCCACGCCTGGTTGGTTGGTGCTGGGCCACCTGGGCTTTTCTCTCCTACCTTCCTTCTTGCCTTCACCACATCTGCCAAGTAGGACTGGGTTTGCCAAGCAACTGGGCTACCTTGTCCTGTATCAGCTTGTCCCTGCACTGGTTTCAGATTTGCCTCTGCATCTAGATGCCTCCTACTGACTTCTCAGCTCGTGGAACAGGCTCCAAGTGGGGCTCCCTCCGTGCTATCTGGGAGCAGACCCAGGGGGGAGGCCGAGCCTGCTGCGTCAGCACAGCCCCTTGCCATCAGGCCTCAGGCTCCCCTTGCCATCAGGCCTCAGGCTCCCCCTGCCCTGGCCGCCTGGCCCGGCCACCCTAACCTCCCCAGTCCTGCTCTGGCCACACATGCAGCTCTCAGAAGCCTCGTCCTGCACCCAGCAGAGCAAATGCACACACCAGACAGAACACCTCCCCCTTCCTAGAGGGGCACTCTGTGGCCTGAAAAACAGTagccagtgagagagagagagagagagagagagaaacccctGGGGGGCAGCAGGGGGTCTCTCTGAGCTGGGATCCTGAACAAACTGATAGGCACTCCACGCATGGAGTCGGCTGGCCATGCTCATGGTCTGCACTGAAGGTCGTTTAGAGCGTTAATCATGTCCAGGGCTGCCTAGCTTGGTGGCATCTTTGGCCGGGAGTCCAGCGGAGGAGAGAGTATTAATAACTTGGCGGTGATGGGCACCCCTGTGGGAATATCCTCTCAGACGGGACAGGACAAATGTGGCCAGAAGATCCTCCTCTCACAGTGTCTCCTTGGGCACTAAGACAAAGTCAGGGTGTCTTTCGGGGCTGTATTCCCAGCCCAGAGTTCCAGCAAGCCTGCCCTTAGGGAGGAAAAGGGAGCAGAAGTTCGTAAGGAATAAGGCCCCAAGACCAGCAgtccccacttcctcctttctTGCCCCTGGCCTGCACCAGAGCCCAGTCAAGGCACTGCAGGCCCCACTTCCCTTTTGTGCAAAGTGCCGGTGAGAAACACGGCCTTCCTTCCAACCCAGAGCTGTTGGAAAAATATGATCACCAAGGCAATAAGGCTAGAAATAATTACAACAAATCACATTTATTGAGGACTTAGCTCTGGGCCCTCAGCCAACCTTTTCATGGGCTTTATCTCAATATTGTCCTATGTCCATAAAGTATCCTTACTAtttcactttacagatggggaaactgaggcccaaagaggttTGGTAACTTCTTAGAGTCACATGGCAATTATGTCTTGAAGATGTGATGCAGACGGGTGTGCACAGCTGTGCTGACAAAACCAAAGCTTTGCTGTGCCCCCAGGCCCCTGCGAGAGACCAAGCACCCTGACAGCAGAAACTTTGCTCTCTCCTTGGGCCTGCAACCAACGTTCCCAAAAGCAGGCAGGAAACACGATATGAGGAGTTAAACACAATCTCGGCACTCTGGAAGCCTACGGTTGTGTGTgttatttgatttttcaaaaatgctAAACAGGATGGGGTTCAGAGAAGTCTATCTCTCATCCTGGCTCCCCAGAGCAACCACAGTACCAGTTTCTTGTAATGGATTATTCTAGAAGTGACGGAAGCCTCTGTACAGTCTGTTCAACTACCAGTGGGTCATGGCTGGGAACTGTGTGTCCTTCCActcctcccaggaccctgtcTCCCTCACACCATTtccaccttcctcctctgctttCCAGGGGCCCCCTCCCAGGCCAACAGACAGAGGGACAGCTGTGCTATGACGGGGATCAAGGCCACTAAGGAGACAGCTGAGCCCCACTGACGGCCCCACCCCCTGTACCGGAGCTGCCCAGGCCTTCCTCTCGTGGACACATGGTTGTGCAGGACAGCACAGATGCTGGGGAGGCCAGAGTGGGCGTGCGGCTAGAGCCCTTCCTGCACCAGGTCGGGGGGCACCTGAGCGTGATGAAGTACGATGAGCACACCGTGTGCAAGCCTCTCATCTCCCAGGAGCAGAGGTTCTACGAGTCTCTGCCTCTGGCCATGAAGCGCTTCACCCCGCAGTACAAAGGTGAGTGTCCCCGGCAGCCGGCTGCAGCTCTGTGTGCCATCGTGGCGCCATTGTGCCGCCATCGCAGGCCAGGCTCCTGGAcgaccccccaacccccaccgccTCCCCAGGTTGCCATGGAGACAGGCCCCCTCCCCACAGTCTGGCTGGCCCTCGCTGTCCTAGTTTCTCTGAACTCTTCAAGCCTCCAGGCCTGGAGTCTAATACCATTTGGCATCCCTACAAACGAGCTCAAGGCACTAGGCTTCGAGGAATCGAGCGTGGGGTGAAATGATACCCCGGCCCCACCCTGCTCTGCTAGGGAGTCTGCTCTGTGGTTCAGGGGTGCCATGGCTGGGTCCTGTGACTGGGGCTGGGGAAGACAGGGCGGGCCACGGCCTCTTGTCCCTCCATCTGGAGACCCAGGTGGATGGATGGAGCCTCAGGCCTGGGTCAGGGCGTGAAGGAGCAGGGACCTGACATGTTTAAGAGACAAGAATTCCTCATTCTCACCTAGTGGCCAAGCCGGGGCCATGGGCTGCCTTCCAGGTAGAGCTGGGGAAGCGGGGCACAGAGCTGTGTGTGTTCTAGATCTGAGTGCAAGGTGGGTTCAGGAGGGTGAAGGCTGGCTGGGGAGGGCCGCCATCTGTGGGCCTCCAGGCAGAGGCCCTCTGGGCAGCTGGCCAGCATCCACGAGGCAGGCCTTTTGTCCACACCCAGCCTTCAGTAAATGCGGCTCACAGGGCTCAGGGCAAGATTGCCTGCCTTGAACCCCTCAATGGGACGAGTCCCCAGAGAAAAGAtctcttttaaaggttttaaatgtTGTGACTACAAGCTTCTGCCCTCAAATAGGCATCTGCAGTAAAAGTAATGATAATATCCAAACAAGTCAGTCAAAAACTTACTTGCATTTCAATGATcaaaataacaaggaaaaatgGGGCCTAGCTCTGTGGGTGTTTCTTAGAGTGTGCTCTGGGACTGACCAAGGCTGGTATAGGGGTTCACATGCAGATTCCCAGGCTCCTATGAACCAGAACCCTACTCCTATGAACCAGAACCCCTGAGGGCAGGGCCCAAGAATCTGTATCCAGCATTCAGACTGAGACCCACTGTTGGGAGCCAAGGCCTTGAGCCCAAGCACCGCTTCAGTGCCGGCTTGCGAAGACCTTCTGAGAGTCTGAAATGAGGCCTGTGAGCACCACATGCTGGGAGAGAGGGGGGCGGGTGGCTGGTGCGCGGCCTGTGCAGGCCTCCCCTGGGGCCTCTGGGGCCACAGGCCGGGGTTGCCCATCCGTTGTGGGTCACTGCCCATGTTGTCAGAGCACCCACTGGAATGAATGTCTGTCCTTTCACAACGGAACTCAACCTACCAAAGGGGTGGCAGGACCCCGCGTGGGGGGGCCTCCTGCCCACAGCATTTCACGCCTGTTGGACATGGCTCTGGAGCTGAGGCAGATGGCCGGGGCAGCCACAGGCAGAGCAGGAAAGTGAAAGAGGCTGCTTGGTCTCCAGGAccccattccaggaccccagcccTCCCTGGGTCCTGTCTACAAGTGCCCATTcctctgagggaggaggggcacccCTCCAGGGCACTCTCGGGCACTAGTCTACTGTCCAGACCCCTACTCTAGCCTGCCTCCCAAGCTAGGTCAGGGGGTCATCTAGCCCAATAAGGAGGGGATGTGCCTTACCCAGAGTCACTCAATGAGTGACCTCGGGTCAGGGGGACTTGAATGCCCACAAGCCTGCCACAGGGGGTTTCCCCCAGAGAGGGGCTGTTTCTGTAGTGGCCACTGTGTGCCATGGAGCACAGCCTCTCCCTTCTCATTGCTCTGCACTGTGATGAAATCAGAGAGCGCTGGGCAGGGACATCACTCCCAAGGCTAGCCTCCCCATGCCAGGAGCTTGCCCAGACCTTTTGCTGGGCTCCTTGGGCAGGACAACATTTTGGACCTGCATCTCTCTGCCTCCCAGTGTACCTGTCAGCTTTGGGTGAGCAAAGACATACTCCTAAGTCTGGCTGGTTAACAGACGAGCCAGATTCATATTATACACGCCGGCAAATAAATGCTCTCatgagcttaaaaataaatacatgacagAACATTCCCGGAGGCTGGGGAAGCTGCTTGGCCAAGCCGAAATTGCTGAGATGCTCTGGGCATGGCAATTGTGGCAGTAAGCACTCTTGTCTGCCCGGCTGGCGTGACTGCAGGCAAAGCTCTGGCTGTCCCCCACTTACCCCCAGCCAGGCAGAGGCGGCAGAGTGTGGGGGGCCCATGTCCCTCTGGGCCTAGCTCCCATGGACACACAAAGCAAGCCAGAAGCCAGGCTGGGACCAGCACAATCTTGACTAAAAACCAAGCCAAGCCCCAACGCGTCTGGATTCCAATGACCGGCTGCTTCGGTTTAGAGAAGCAACCTGAGATCATCTGCAAGGCAGCAATCGGCTATGCATCTCGGGCTTCAGAGCAAAGTCTGGGCTGAGCTGGAGAGAGatgtgggagagggaagaagacaggTGGAGACACAGAACCAGAGGCGTGCAGGAAGACGGAGAGGCAGGGACACGAAGTCTGGCTGGGTAGCTCTGACAATAtgagaaatagaaatgatttttgGATTTTATTGGTTTTGGGTTATTTTGCACCTCTCCTCGCCTCCATTTATTGAGGCAGTCAGATCTGATGAGATCAGACAAGAGCTGGAGCCTAGAGAAGCAGGAGAAGGTCACGTTTCTTGTCCTTCCAGGGAGGCCTTCTGGGCTGGGGCTCCCCAAGACAGTGGTTTCTGGTGAGCATGTCCCAATCCCACAGTCCCACAGCAGAAAAGGCCAGAGGGTGAGCCGAACTTTACAAAAGACCCAAAAGGGCCATGCCCTTGGCTGGCCCACCGTCCTGGACTCCCCAGCAGCCACGAGGCTCCAAGCTCCCCAAGGACAAGCTCAGAGGCTAGCGCGCTCTCCTTTCCCCACGGTggaggggtgggctctggggccagcgCCAGCTTCCAGGTTGGCCCTCCCTGGAGCAAGCAGAGTGGCCCTCCTGCCTGAAGAAAGAGGAACGGCAAGAGAAACGCCGCGTCCTTAGGCTTCTTGGCACTCCCACCCCTCTGAACCAATGACCTTCTCAAAACAGGTTTCTCTGTTCGCTCCCATGGAACAGAAGGGCCGAACCAAATGCGATGAGGACACAGCAGGAGCGTTCCTCATCCACACACAAGTAAACACAGCATGACAACACTGGAGTTTCCCAATAAAGTCCTTGGCTCCGTGTTACAGCTTGTTCCCTCTTCCATAGCCATGTCTGCTGTGGCCCTTCTCAGAGCTCCGCCCCttactgtgtgaccctgggcaagtcattcCATCTCCCCGAGTCCCCGTGACCACAGGCAAGGGCCTCGCAGGCTTGCTGTCACTCAGTGGTAACAGATGAACACGGCACTGATTAGCATGACTGCAGTTCCTTCCCCGACCTGCCATCAGCCCCCCATTCTCCCAGGTGGAACCCCTGGGTTCAGGTAAACGACAAAATGCCAGGTTCAAGGATAGTATTATTAGTTGTATCATTATTAATTCACAAGATTCAGGGGCCTGAGATGAGCTGAGGCAACGCAGAATTTTTTTAAGGAGCTGGAAAGAACTGAATGTCACTCTCGGGCTGCGAAATTAGGGCACTGGGAATCTGAGATGACAGGACTAGCCCAGAGAGGCCGCTGAGCTAGGCACAGATGGCCCTGAAGAGCGACTTGCTGAATTAGAGAGCAGCCCTGGAAATGAGCGTCTGCACTGACCAGCCTGGGCAGGGACGCAAGCAGGGAAATCAGCTGCCTTGAGCGCTGGTTCAGCAAAAATTACCACTCGCGCTGAGAAAGTGACCAAGTGGCAGGGGAGAAAATAAAGACCTGAGAGGGACCTGATCACATGCAGCCCCACCCAGGTCAGAGTCCCAGCAGGCAATAAGCGGAGTGCCAAACGGGCTTTAAATGAAGAGAGTTTTCAAAAGGATGGCTCGTAGACATGCACATGGGATTAAGGGAACTGGGGGTGATGAGGCACGCAGGGACCAGCACCCCTGAAAGGCTGTGACCACCCCTAGGCCTGAAGGGAATGGGGTCACCGACCCAGTGAGAGGGAGGCCGCAGAAGGACAGGACCATGCTGTGGCAGGAAGGAAACCAGGAAGATAAACACCTCGATCTTTCTCTGGCCCCAGTCCATCTCCTGCCGATGTCCTTCGTTGGCCCAGCCCCTGGGAAATCAGGGGCACTGAAACCACTGGTGCACTTCACAGGGTCAGCCtgccaggcacagagcagggTGGAGCCAGGTGCCGGGTGgcctggagggagaaggagccacTGGAACAGTCAGGGATCAGCTGCAGGAAGAACAGGGAACCGAGGACTCCAAAGCTACCTGTGGGGCTATCTCCCTGCCACCGCCAAGAGCATAGCTCCACCTCCAGCAGAACTCGGGCGAGACTGGGCACCCATTTAGAGCAGATGCTGAGCCCCATGGGGGAAGGCCTGGACTGTGCCGCCAGAGCAAGAAATCCAACAGGGGTGACCATGGAGCCGCTGACACGCATGCCAGACCTAATTACCCAACCTGGCCCCTGTCCCGGAGAAGCCAATTAGCATGTTTGTTCACTGGGTCTCCTCACACTCTCCACGCTCACAAGCAGCCACCAGAGCGGGCTCCTATGCCTTGATTACAAACTCGATGGGCAGGAGTTACCGTAGCTGGAGAAATCCCAGCAGCCTCCTGTTTTCTATCAGAGAACCATGTTCTGTCAGTAATATTCATAGGCTGTGGGTCTAAATGAAGGAGATGGCGGGCATCCGTGTTGAAGCCAGGATGGTGGATATGGGAGAGGTCTAAAGGATGGGGACAAAGAGGCCAAGCCCAGGAAGGGTGTctgaggcaggcttcctggaagaagctGGTCAGACagaatgggaagggagagagaaaggatgatGAAGGAGGCACAGGGAAGTTATGGGATGGGCCCCAACTTCCCTCACGGCCTCCCTGAGGCTCAGGGGCCCTCTTGGCGGAAGACCGGCTCCAATGACCCTGGGTTGGGCCCCACTGGAACAGCTCTGTTGTGCCTGGGAAGGTGCCAGTGTGCACCAAGGAACCAGAAGGTGAGAACAAAATGTACGGGGCTGGCTTTGTTCAAAGCTCAAAAGGGCAGAGAGATACAGGGAAGGAGAGCTAACGCCCTGTCCAGCCCAAGGCTATTTTCTGCAGGCTCCGCGGCCCTGGGCTCATTTTGGAACAGTCCCTGTAGCTCTTCCTTGAGAAAGCAGTTAGGGAAGGGGGGGGTGTTGATCAGTGCCCTTAAACTGCAATTCAGAAGGATGTCACGCCTTGCAACATGTCCACCAGGTAAATTCCATCTggtttcccccttcccctccctctgtgtgctctgcaGGCACCATCACGGTGCACCTCCAAAAAGACAGCCGAGGCCATCTCAGCCTGGTGGCCACCCCGCTGAAGGAGAACCGGGGGCCCTTCAAGGTCTCCACGGAATCGGCGGCAGTGGCAATATGGCAGACGCTCCAGCAGACCACCGGCAGCAGTGGTGGCGCCCACCCCCTCGTCCAGTGGCAGCTGGCGCACTCGCTCGAGGAGAGGTGAGGGCCACATGGCAGGATGACAGCTAACCTAGCAGGGACCAGCTCTGCTCCCACCTGCGCCAAGGCCCACAGCTTCCCAACAGGGCCGAGGAAGTGACACATTCCCAGGAATCTCCTTCTAGAAACATCCAGGCGACCAAAGGAAGGCATGAGTTTTCCTTTATGTGGTTTCAGAGGGGGGACTCCACAATGTATTTATCTCAGAAGCTGCCACATACACAGGGTCCTATACGGAACAGGCATTTCAGCACATACTTGTttaattaaatacttattttacGGAGACCGTGCAGTATctccgggtgggggtggggggaatacaGAAACCCAGAGAAGTTGACGCAAGGGAGAAATGGCTAATGGCAGTCCGAAGTCACCATTCCCCAGCAGTCAGGAAGGGACTAGGAGAGAGGTCAACACAATCCCCctgcacccctcacccccaccgtGGGATCTCAGAGACCAGGCAGCTCAGGGCACCCAAGTTCCCAGAGAAGTCTCCAAAACCTCTCTGATAATGTTAGCTGACCTTTCTCAGATGAAAAGGACCCCTGGGGACTTACAAAACATTTATAGGAAACAAAAGGGAGCTAATACAATGAAAGTGCCTCCTTTCCCCCAAGGAGCACAGCAGATCTAATTACGTTCTCTTGGCTCAGAATCAGGAAGCCGGTACATATTAtcaccatttcacagatggggaagccGAGATGCAGAGGACTAGAGAGAGGGCAGACCAAAGATGCAGGATTCCCGGCCCTAAGGGCATTTTGAGGTCTCAAGGAAATAGTGCCACAACACACTCACAGCCTAAAACCCCAGCCTTCTGATTCCAGGAAGGGTTGCGGTCCCCACACTGCATCACCTCGAGAGTGCAAGAGGAATTCAGATCACTTATGAGTGAACTTAAACCACCTCAGCCCTCTGAGGAGGCTCCAGGCTCTAATGAATTCTTCTGGGGTTCGGAGAGACGCCTGCCAGGGCTGCAATGTGGCCCGATCTGGTGCCCAAGGCCTGAATGGGGCAGCAGGGGCACTCTGAGGCCCTGTAGGCAGCGTGGAGAGCAGCTAGGGGCTGTCTGCATCAGAGCCCAGCCCAGGAGAGCCCTGTCCGAGGGACGGGCACCTACACCCAGCCCTCCGGCCACGGCTGCTGGCCATGGCTGCTCTGACTGCCGTGTGCTTCCCTCTCCCACAGACCCGCCACGTCGCTCTTGAGGTCCGAGTTCCATCTCAATGCCCCAGTCTCCACAGTCATGGAAGACGCTAAAGGGAACCAGGCTGAGAGGAGGAGCTTTAACCCATGGGGACTGCAGTGCCACCAGGCCCACCTGACCCGCCTGTGCACCGAGTACCCGGAGAACCAGCGGCACCGTATCCTTGCCGGCACTCCCTGCTGCCTGTCAGAGGCCAGGGCGGCGGGAGGAAGGGGGTGACAAAGACAGGCAGACAGGGGAGCAGGGCCGGGAGGGGGAGACACAGACATGGGTGCCAggatggggggggcagggagagacaaGTTCAAGGGAGACATCGAGGCACAAGCCCTCAAATCTGGGACCTAGAAGATATCTAAtccctccaaaaaataaaaaaagaaagaaaaaagaaaaagaaaatcagagattATGGGGGAAGTCGGACTGGGAATTAAGCTGAACACAATGCCCATGGCCAGGCCGCTGGCTGTGTCGCTGCTCCCACCTGGGcagaggggctgggctgagggtGTCTGTTGGCAGACAGGAACTACGACAGCCATGCTGGGCGGGGGTGGCAGGGGGCTCAGAGGGCTGGGTGGGTTCCCCACACCCCAGCCTCCCTTCTAGCGCTCCAAATTCTCCCGGCAGATGTCTCCCTGTGGAGCTGATGGGGTGTGGGGGTGCAGTGCCCCCTCAGGGCAGTGCCCGAGAGGGAGACTCTTAGGGGAGGCACTCCCCACTACCACCTCAGGCTGCCATGTTCTCAGTGAGTACATTTAGGCTTGAAATACCCCTTTGTCAATGCTGGGCTCCTTCCTGCAAACGGGTGACTGGTTCCACAGTATTTACTAAGACACATCTGCAACCCTAATCCCTAAGAAGCTTTTGCAGGATAATTACTCTGCTGAAATTAATATTCCTGCAACTCATCTCCAAAGCTAACATCAACCCACTTCTCCCAAAAGGTACTGGCCCATTCAGTGACTCAAGGTTTTAGCCTTATGATTTTCTGCCGTAAAATGTAAATTGGGCATGGCCTGCCAGGGATTTCACGCCTGCATTTAAATTTCAACCTCggagcagaaaggaaaaggagaagaagctCCCGGAGTCATAAACTCCCCCTAAATAAATGGACTTCTTAAAGCAGCCTGCTAGGCTAATACTTTGCATTCTTAAGAGGGGTGATGGGCTTGTCCGTGcgaagcagggggagaaggaatgGCACTCTGATAAGGGGGTCCCGGGCAGTCATGGGGCCGTGCGAACTGCCTCCATAGGGGCCACAGCTTTCCAGTCCACAGAGCCTTCCTGAACTTAGCCTGACCAGGGTTTCTGCTGCTGGAAAA
This genomic interval from Neovison vison isolate M4711 chromosome 1, ASM_NN_V1, whole genome shotgun sequence contains the following:
- the IP6K3 gene encoding inositol hexakisphosphate kinase 3 encodes the protein MVVQDSTDAGEARVGVRLEPFLHQVGGHLSVMKYDEHTVCKPLISQEQRFYESLPLAMKRFTPQYKGTITVHLQKDSRGHLSLVATPLKENRGPFKVSTESAAVAIWQTLQQTTGSSGGAHPLVQWQLAHSLEERPATSLLRSEFHLNAPVSTVMEDAKGNQAERRSFNPWGLQCHQAHLTRLCTEYPENQRHRFLLLENVVSQYKHPCILDLKMGTRQHGDDASEEKKARHMHKCAQSTSACLGVRICGMQVYQVDKKHFLCKDKYYGRKLSVEGFRQALHQFLHDGTRLRMELLEPIQCQLRALLSVIRSQSSYRFYSSSLLIIYDGQEPPERTVHGSSSGGVSKVDIRMIDFAHTTYKGSWDERTSYDGPDPGYIFGLENLIQILQDIQDGE